The following are from one region of the Pristiophorus japonicus isolate sPriJap1 chromosome 24, sPriJap1.hap1, whole genome shotgun sequence genome:
- the LOC139237847 gene encoding sodium/potassium/calcium exchanger 1-like → MEEGNGRMEEGDGRMEEGDGRMEEGDGRMEEGDGRMEEGDGRMEEGDGRMEEGDGRMEEGDGRMEEGDGRMEEGDGRMEEGDGRMEESDGRMEEGDGRMEEGDGRMEEGDGRMEEGDGRMEEGDGRMEEGDGRMEEGDGRMEEGDIWMEEGDGRMEEGDGRMEEGDGRMEEGDGRMEEGDGRMEEGDGRMEEGDGRMEEGDGRMEES, encoded by the coding sequence ATGGAGGAGGGCAATGGTCGGATGGAGGAGGGCGATGGTCGGATGGAGGAGGGCGATGGTCGGATGGAGGAGGGCGATGGTCGGATGGAGGAGGGCGATGGTCGGATGGAGGAGGGCGATGGTCGGATGGAGGAGGGCGATGGTCGGATGGAGGAGGGCGATGGTCGGATGGAGGAGGGCGATGGTCGGATGGAGGAGGGCGATGGTCGGATGGAGGAGGGCGATGGTCGGATGGAGGAGGGCGATGGTCGGATGGAGGAGAGCGATGGTCGGATGGAGGAGGGCGATGGTCGGATGGAGGAGGGCGATGGTCGGATGGAGGAGGGCGATGGTCGGATGGAGGAGGGCGATGGTCGGATGGAGGAGGGCGATGGTCGGATGGAGGAGGGCGATGGTCGGATGGAGGAGGGCGATGGTCGGATGGAGGAGGGTGATATTTGGATGGAGGAGGGCGATGGTCGGATGGAGGAGGGCGATGGTCGGATGGAGGAGGGCGATGGTCGGATGGAGGAGGGCGATGGTCGGATGGAGGAGGGCGATGGTCGGATGGAGGAGGGCGATGGTCGGATGGAGGAGGGCGATGGTCGGATGGAGGAGGGCGATGGTCGGATGGAGGAGAGCTGA